A segment of the Mugil cephalus isolate CIBA_MC_2020 chromosome 13, CIBA_Mcephalus_1.1, whole genome shotgun sequence genome:
ATGAAACCAAATAAGACATTTCAATACGACCGTTTATCCGCATCGTTCTGGTCCAAGTCCTAAGTAGATCACCACCAAATTGTGTCTTAACATGTGTACATGACTCTTGCACAAAGTTCCTTGTTACAGGtcttttaccccccccccccccctcccaatcccctaaccccccccccaacacgtGTGGGAAACTATAAAATGCACTATGAAAAAGACTTTTGCTAAGGAAGTATGTTGAAGCACACCCCAGAATGTTTTCTTGTGCTTAATCAGCCATCCAAGGTGACTTTTTGCAAAACATGTGCTGCTGGTCCCCTGCTAATACTTTGTTACAGTTCCTGATATCTATCCCTGGAATCTTAATAAACCTCTACCCACAGACATAAACCGTGGTCGCCTTGCCTTTTTAAAGCCTGCCACTAACGCTCAGTCAACGTGTGCGACTTCTTTTACAcggacagaaaacacaagtgtCGCATCAATTGGGGAAAAACATTTTCCGGCCCATGTGCTGAGGGTCAAACGCTTGACATCTCCCTCTCGAAGATTAAGAGACTTAAATGAGACAACAGGTTGTATTAACAGCTGCAGTGGGCTGCTCATAACATGAGTTTATTTATAAAGGTACAATTCTTTACTGCCACCTACAGGACGACAATGAAAATATATTGTAAAAACTGTGAATGAGGTGGAAgtgaatctttaaaaaaaaaataataaactttatcTTGCTGTTATACatacagaaattaaaattaGAAATTATGCCATTTCAAATTAACATCATTATTAATGTCCAGACTTCCTTACAATGGGCCAGAATTTAAAATCCAGCCACAGATGCACACACCAAATCTACAGGCTTCTCTCCAGCTCCGCCTCAGTCAAAACTGGGCACAGAATGTTCCTAAAAACCACACACCCTGTTTTTACATTGCAGGTGACTTTGTTCCAGTATCGGGAAAATCCCTTCGATGTGGATTCTTTGTTGTACCTAGATAATATATAAGAAAACTACAACAATATTTCAAACACTGGTGTGCAAGCAATTACTTTCAATGCTTCCTATACTTGGGAAACATAAATCATgtataaacacaatgaaactcCCCGATACAACTAGTATACGGTGGAGTAttatatacagaatatattCAGTCACTGCGGCATTAGATGCCTGACGTTGTATTTGGATGTGTCATTGTACTGGGTCATAGGTTTGTCTGCAATGCCACACGTTCCCACTCCCACCTTTCCATTTACGCTTTCTGGAGAAGCAAATATACTCCTCTTTACctacaaacaagaagaaacaccAGGATTAGAGGTGAGaagtatttaaaaatgattactGAATAACATATGCCATCcggcattacaaaaaaatattttaaaaaatctcagATACCATGTTCAAGTTCATCTCCATCGTCACACTATAATACCACAGCTGCCTTAAAATGGGGTCATGTTTACATGAAACCTGTGAATTATTCACTTGTTTTTGCCAAGGAATGGTTCATGAGTTGTGAAGTGTTTAGTGATGTTTTTGTAAATAGCAAATTGAATGGTAGTAGTATGTTGTAATTTAGTCATTCATCGTACCCCAATAGCCTCATTCTTTCATTATTCCTTTCCTACATTTAGTCTCCGTGGCTTGTCAAGCCGTGAGATTCTCACGACTGACTGATTCTACAACATGAACCATTATACGTTGACAACTTCCCATGTGGTAACCTCAGGCCCATGATCTCCATTTGAAGGCATCAAACATATTAACCGTCTGACACAATTGTTCAATGCGTCCAGAGCTTTGTTGCACTTCTTTATGATAAAACCAGGTGCCTAAGACACAACTTACCTGCCCTTTCTTGTTCTTTGAGTAGGCTTTGTTGTTGAACTGTTGCCACTTTGACTTTTGTTCTTCCCTCTCTTGCTCCAGCTCCTTCATTCGTTGTACTTTCTTCTgggctttctttttcttatactctctctgctctgctatCTGCTCTTTCCTGTAAAGACAAGGGGAGTGGATTATGTCACGATCATAAACATGTCACAAGAAATATGAAATCCTTCATTTGTGCGTCCAATACACGGTATACTATGAAGACAACCTTGTAGTGCAATAAACCATTTCACAAAAGACTATAAAGAAGTAGTTGCCATGCTGAAGTTCATATCTGAAGAGCACAGACAAGGGTCTAATTCATGCATGAGCATCTTTGTGTCAAAATATGCCACAAAGtacatcttttcaaacactacAAAGACTCTAAAGGACCTTTAGATTTCTTGAACTCAAATGTACGTTCCAACAAGGGCAAACAAAGTCAAAAGTGTACGGGTTATTATACAACTGCGATGTCAAATTGTCATCTCAGAGTTTGAAAATGACTTTGGAAGACAGTTTAGGGGGAACTCTGTTTCCATAACCACCATAACAGTTCCCTAAATTCAGACACCAACCAAATCTcaacaaatgatttaattgGATTGCCCTTTGAGATATGAATAGACAACTGCCAATTGTCCACTATGCAGCCTCTTTGAGAAGAGAGTCAGCACCTGCCACTACTAGGTAAAACGAGGATTGCACAATAGAGTGTTAACTGAAGACCACTTCATTCCCTGGCATTAATCACCTATTATCAGCATATCATTTCAAGGGGGCTTGTCACTATTATACTGACCAAGGTctacaagagacaaaaaggCCAGCTAATTAAAAATGGCACAAGTACTACAGAAATGAATATGTCCTGGCCAAGCGTGGGAACCAAACCAACATACCCATTACTGCCAAGTATTGCCTTATTAAACCAAATGTAACTAAAGAAAGTCTATATAACATGGTAAGGGGGTTATTTTGggtgtaaaattaaaatacagtgtCATGACAGAGACATCAAATGTGTCAGTTTGAGAAGAGTTAGTACTTACTTTGATTTTGGCTTTATGCTCCCATCTTCATCGAAACGTTTCCCCTCCTCTACTAATTTGAGGTTCTGTAGTGGAATCACTTCGGCATTGCCGTATCCAGCGAAGGTGACAGCGGCAGTGCTGTTGTCCCAGTCTATCTCCTCAATCTCGGCCTCATACACCCTGTCAAAAAATCACGTCTGTAAGCAGGTGAGTATGAGCCAAATACTAAAGCTCTACTTAATGAGAAAATATCTTTTTCTCTAATATGTGAAGAAATAATACTTAATATTTTAACCTATTCTAGTTCTAGTTGGGTAACACACCTAAATAACAAAGAGGATTTAATCTTGTCAATATTTGCCGTCAACTATTCAGCAAAAGGTAAAATTGTTTTCTACTTTCAGACATGCATTTGCTTTGTAAGGTTATTCCAGGACCATAGAG
Coding sequences within it:
- the smndc1 gene encoding survival of motor neuron-related-splicing factor 30; this translates as MSEELMKQLSSYKAQLQQVEVALSTDQDNEDLLKLQKDLQEVIDLTKDLLTSQPADATSDTSGTSSVPQKHGWKVGDKCMAVWSQDGQVYEAEIEEIDWDNSTAAVTFAGYGNAEVIPLQNLKLVEEGKRFDEDGSIKPKSKKEQIAEQREYKKKKAQKKVQRMKELEQEREEQKSKWQQFNNKAYSKNKKGQVKRSIFASPESVNGKVGVGTCGIADKPMTQYNDTSKYNVRHLMPQ